In one Balaenoptera acutorostrata chromosome 5, mBalAcu1.1, whole genome shotgun sequence genomic region, the following are encoded:
- the LOC103012612 gene encoding LOW QUALITY PROTEIN: alcohol dehydrogenase 1-like (The sequence of the model RefSeq protein was modified relative to this genomic sequence to represent the inferred CDS: deleted 1 base in 1 codon; substituted 1 base at 1 genomic stop codon): MISSGICGSDDHALKRLFPVNFPLTGHEGAGIVKSTRGGMSSVKPGDKVLTLIIPQCRECSACLHPKGNFCEKQDVLPSSGIMLDGTSRFTCKGEKIYHSFRTSTFTEYTVVHEISVVKTDAAAPVDKVCGIAVTGYGAAVHSAKVTPGSTCMVFGFGXISSAVAMGCKASGASRIIGVDINEEKFPQARPLGVTDHLNPRNLKKPIQEVVTEMIGIGVNFALKAMGLSDTMIAAWDSCHLNYGVCRITGLPPPSSQLCLDAPKVVPGRTLKGVCLGDYKTTDCIPQLVTDYLQNKINMDPLITHQLPFDQLHKACELYHAGKTICCVLLF; this comes from the exons ATGATATCTTCAGGGATCTGTGGTTCTGATGATCATGCTCTAAAACGATTATTCCCAGTGAACTTTCCCTTAACAGGCCATGAAGGAGCTGGGATTGTGAAGAGTACTCGTGGAGGAATGAGCTCAGTGAAACCAG gAGATAAAGTCCTCACACTCATTATTCCACAGTGTAGAGAATGCAGTGCCTGCTTGCACCCCAAGGGAAACTTCTGTGAGAAGCAAGA CGTTCTACCTTCTTCTGGAATAATGCTGGACGGGACTAGCAGATTTACCTGCAAAGGAGAAAAGATCTATCACTCTTTCCGCACAAGCACGTTCACTGAATATACTGTTGTGCATGAA ATTTCCGTGGTAAAAACTGATGCTGCTGCTCCCGTGGACAAAGTTTGTGGCATAGCTGTGACAGGCTATGGGGCCGCTGTTCACTCAGCCAAG GTCACTCCCGGTTCTACCTGCATGGTCTTTGGATTTGGATGAATCAGCTCAGCCGTTGCCATGGGCTGTAAAGCCTCTGGTGCTTCTAGAATCATCGGGGTTGATATCAATGAGGAGAAATTTCCCCAGGCAAGACCATTAGGGGTCACTGATCATCTCAACCCTCGAAACCTCAAGAAGCCCATCCAGGAGGTGGTCACGGAAATGATAGGCATTGGTGTCAACTTTGCTCTTAAGGCCATGGGACTCTCAGATACCATG aTTGCTGCTTGGGACTCCTGCCACCTGAACTATGGTGTCTGTAGGATCACTGGGCTACCTCCACCAAGTTCACAGCTTTGCCTTGATGCACCGAAGGTTGTCCCTGGACGGACACTGAAGGGTGTATGTTTAGGAG attATAAAACCACAGACTGTATTCCCCAGCTAGTGACTGATTacctacaaaataaaattaatatggatCCATTGATAACCCATCAGCTGCCTTTTGACCAACTCCACAAAGCTTGCGAGTTGTACCATGCTGGAAAAAC CATCTGCTGTGTTCTGCTGTTCTGA